The Paenibacillus amylolyticus genome contains the following window.
AGTCGATCTGCGCCAGTGGCAGCAGTTCAATACCTTGTTCTTCAGCCTGACGATACACACTGCACACGCGCGCATGTGCGTATTGTACGTAGAATACCGGATTCTCATTGGATGTCGAAATCGCAAGGTCCATGTCAAAGTCCAGATGGGAGTCCATGCTGCGCATCGTGAAGAAATAACGGATCGCATCAATACCCACTTCATCCATCAGATCTTCCATCGTTACCGCTTTACCCGTACGCTTGGACATTTTCACTTTCTCGCCGTTCTGGAACAAGCTCACCATCTGTGCAATCAAGACCACCAGTTTCTCAGGGTCATTACCCAGTGCTTGCATCGCAGCTTTCATCCGCGGAATATATCCGTGGTGATCCGCACCCCAGATGTTGATCATTGTGTCGTATCCACGAGCATATTTATCACGGTGATACGCAATGTCTGGCGTCAGGTAAGTATACGTGCCATCGTTCTTGATCAAGACACGTTCTTTGTCATCACCATACTGCATCGTTTTCAGCCAAGTTGCTCCATCTTGCTCATAGATCTCATTGCGGTCACGCAATTCATCAAGTACTCGCAAAACTTCTCCGTTGTCATACAGGGAGGTTTCGCTGAACCAGATATCAAAGTTAACACGGAAGCGATTCAAGTCGCGTTTGATCTTGTCCAGTTCCTTCTCCAGTCCAAAGTCACGGAAATAAGCCGCTCGATCACCCGGATGCATGGACAGCAATTCATCACCCTTTTCAGCAACGAGTTGCTTCGCAAATCCTTTAATATCTTCACCGTGATAACCATCCTCAGGCATCTCAGCATCCTGACCCAGCTCTTGCAGATAACGAGCTTCAATGGAACGAGCCAGATTAAATACCTGATTACCTGCATCATTGATGTAGTACTCACGGGTTACTTCGTACCCAGCGTAGTCAAGGATGTTACATAGAGCATCACCTACAGCTGCTCCACGGGCATGACCCAGATGCAGACTGCCTGTCGGGTTGGCACTGACGAACTCCATCTCGACTTTGCGTCCTTCTCCGATGCTAATTCTTCCGTAGTCTTTACCTTGCTCCTGCACAAGCGCAAGTATTGGATAAAGGTAACTCTTGTCCAATTTGAAGTTAATGAATCCTGGTCCCGCAATCTCAGCCTTCTCAATGCCTGCTTCAGCCAGATTCAGGTTGGCAATGATCTCTTCAGCAATCTGACGTGGATTGCGCTTGGCAATCTTGGTCAGCTGCATGGCAGCATTGGTAGCCAGATCTCCGTGTGTCTTCTCACGCGGCACTTCCAGTGTGATGGCTGGCAATTCTTCCTGCGTAACAATTCCGGCCGCCACAATGGCGTTGCCGATGGCCGTGCTTACCCGTTCGTTAATCGTATCTAGTGGATTACGTGTCATGAAATTGGTTCCTCCTGTATATGCAAACTAATCGCGAAATGTCCGGATTCTTCATCAAAGCGGTAAAAGTCGTAGCTCCACGCTGCGCGTGCGCTCAATCCCTGAATGGAAAGTTCCAGCTTCTGTGTATGCGTGGACAGGGCAAACGACATGTATGGTGATCGGTAGAAACCAGGAAGCTTCCGATTCAGTTCAAAAGTCTGCTCCGATTCCACTTCACCATGACGTATAATCTTGATGGATTCTCCGCCCAGCTTCAATGTGGTACGAGTTGTGCCTCCCTCGGGTCCAACCTGCGGTTCTTCATAACGAACATAAAGAACGGACCCTTTCAACACGGCTTCACCCTGCATTTCCTGCAGCACATCTTCACCTTCATAACGGCTGTGCAGCCGGATGTGTACCGGTCGCATGTTCGACATGAATGTTAACCTCCATTATATTCGAGGCGACGCAAAATCAGGCACGGCCGGTGAGAACAGCCCTTCCCGTATTGTTGTGTCGCTATACGCGCTCATATTCCCGGATAGCTCGCTATCCTACACTCTACTGTATAACTATATCCAGTTCCCTCGCTCAATTCAAATCCAAATTCAGAGTTTTTCCCTCATCAAGCCAAAAAGAAGAGTTACACCTGTAAAGTGCAACTCCCTTTTGCTTCATTATAATAAATTTCATTCATCTGATTAGGCCCATTGCGATTCATAAGGAAAAGGACAAGTCGACTCACTCAGCTTCGCTCGCACCTGCACGAGACAGCCACAGTGCCGACAAGTTGTGCCATATTGCAAGTCCGGACAGGCAGAGCAGATGGATAGCCGCCGCTCATATTCCTCATCCTGTACCGTCGGACGCGAGCGTGAAGCAATCTCGACAAGCCTGGCCATTTTGGCATCGCTAATCTTCACATCATACTGATCATTGCAACCTTTGCAAGGCTCCTGCCTTTTCATCATTAACCCTCTACAGCGATAACTCCAACGGATGCTGGAGGAAGAACAAAACGCAACGTGTTATTTTCCAGTGTGAGTCCCTCCCACGCCACAGGCTGAACATGATTCGGCTGTTCAAAGGTATTGAATGCACCAAAGTCAGTATGGTGCAGAATCTGACCGGACACTTTAATCACTTGTGCTGCATCGAGCTGACACACGACTTCCAATTCATCCGTATGGCTCAGATTACAAGCTGTCACATGAATGACTCCATCCTTGTTACGGGAGGCTGATAAGCTGAGCTGAGGAATGGTGTCTTCTCCGAAAGTATACCCCGGGCTTTCATAATTCAAATCCAGTCGCTGCGCATCCATATGCACCTGATACATATCAAACACATGATACGTAGGTGTCAGGAGCATTTTGTCCCCTTCCGTGAGCACAAGGGATTGCAGCACGTTCACGATCTGAGCCAAATTGGCCATCTGTACCCGTTTGTTATGCTGATTGAAAATGTTAAGGTTCACCGCTGCAAGAACTGCATCCCGCATCGTATTTTGCTGGTAGAGGAAGCCCGGATTGGTTCCCGGCTCCACGTTATACCACGTTCCCCACTCGTCTACAATGATACCAACCCGACCCTCTGGATCATATTTGTCCATAATTTCGGAGTGCTTCACAAGCAATTCATCCATAAACAGCGTTTTCTTCAACGTGGTAAACCATTCGGCTTCTCCAAAACCGGTAGCGTTCCCTTTGTCTTCCCACACACCTGTCGGAATCGTGTAATAATGAAGACTGATGCCATCCATGAAACGGGCAGCTTCCCGCATCAACACTTCCATCCACTCATAGTTACTGTCGTTCGGGCCACATGCAATTTTATAAATCTCGTTTCCTGAGTAGTTACGCACGTATGTAGCATATCGGCGATATTCATCCGCATAATATTCAGGACGCATATTTCCGCCGCATCCCCAGTTCTCATTTCCTACACCAAAATATTTCAGCTTCCACGGCTCTTCCCGGCCATTCTTTTTCCGCCAGTTCGCCATCGGGGATTCACCGTCAAATGTGATGTACTCCACCCATTCCTGCATTTCCTGCACGGTACCACTGCCCAGGTTGCCACTGATATACGGCTCCGTACCGAGCAGTTCACATAATCTCATGAATTCATGCGTACCAAAGTGATTGTTCTCTTCCACACCACCCCAGTGTGTATTGATCATACGAGCACGTTCACTCTTCGGACCCACACCATCTTTCCAGTGATATTCATCCGCAAAACAACCGCCTGGCCAGCGAAGCACTGGAATATTTAGCTTCTGCAAGGCCGTCAATACATCATTTCGAATGCCATCCGTATTCGGAATAGGTGAATCTTCTCCTACCCACAGTCCCTCATATATACAACGTCCCAAGTGTTCGGAGAAGTGACCATATATATTGCGATTTATTAATCCTTGGTCTGAATCTGCCTTTAGAATAACATCAACCATGATTTCAACCTCCATATAATGTATTGTTATCGCTTACAATAACTTGTTTTAAAACAGGTTTCAACCGTTTTTATTTCCACACAAATAAGCCCCTTCCCGCATCATTAGCCAGGAAGAGGCTTGTTCATTGCAGCTATTCATGCAGAGACATGCCAAATGGATGATGATTCATTTCTAATTTGGATTTGCTCCGTTATTATTCCAGATGAACAGACTATTTAATCCTGCTCTGAAGGCAACAACATTTTTTGTGTCCATGTTGTTCCACCATCTGTAGTTCGATAGATCGCAGGGGAGTTATCACTTGTTACGACGAGCCAACCTGTCTTGGCAGATGGGAACGAGATACGGGAACTGTATCCCGGATCTTTCAGGTCTACGTTTTTCCACGTGGAACCTGCATCATAAGAACGTCCAATCCCCACTTTGCCCGCTGCTGGTGAACCTGCAGACAGATAAGCCGTCTGATTGCCAATCAACGCCATGTTGCCGGGATGACCACCCGGGTTGGCAGGTCCGGTTCCTTTGCCCGTATGGTTTGTACCGGGTGCAGGACCTCCTCCTGCTGTAGATTGCGCAAATACTTGGGTCCAGTTCTTGCCTTGGTTACCGCTCGCATAGAGGGAGTACGATTGTTGGGACATGCCTGCATCACCATACAGAAGGGCCCACACTTGCTGACCGTGTGCATACAGATCCGCTCCGCTCCATGTGTCTGAGACAACTCGAAGAGAGGTTGTCCAGTTCTTGCCGCCATCACTCGTTTGCTTCAGATGATATCCCGATCCAGGTACAACCACGACAGCATACCCCTGCTTCTCTGTCGCAAAAGCAGCTGCACGTGTGTTGGCAGGCGTATTTATTTTGCTCCAGGTTACCCCGCCATCCTTCGTCTGATATGCACCATTATAGGTGTAACCATATCCTACATCTTTATTGCGAAAATCGATTCGCTTGAATTGAATGCCAGGCGTATCGAGTCGTGTCCAGTGCGATCCCCCATCATGGGTACGAATCAGATAGGTTGCAGGTGAATTTTTCACTTGTGCCAACGCATATCCATTCACATTATTCGGAAAATCAAGCTGTGTAAATTGCCACTGCCCGGTATATATGGACTGCCACGTGCATCCTGCATTCGAGGTGCCGATCAGGAAGCCTTCACCCCCGGCTCGACCAGTCGTATCATTAAGAAAATCAATGTCCGTAAATTGCAATCGTTGATCTTCCACACCACTACCCTTTTTCAGGGTAGCAGAGAGTCCATGATCTCCCTTTCCACATATCTGCGAGGATGCTGCGTTAGCGCCTGATAGCGTATGTACCGGTCCCATCCCCCAAGCCAGCGTTAACGATAATGCGAGTGTACCAATCCGTTTCCATGTCTTTATACTCTTGGTTGTCATCGTAACACCTCCTTCTATGGTTTTACCCAAATTGGATGGTGATAACGTAACAATCTGGTGCGCGACGATGACAATTTCGCAAGAAAAAACCACCTTTACCCATGATTGGTAGCATGCGGGCAAGAGGTAGTTGATAACAAACGTTGTGTGCTCTAAGTTACATGGGAAATGTCCTTATACCAATGATAACAAAACTGATACTTAAGAAAAGGCATAGATATTAAGATAAAGTTGTGCCAAGGCAGAATATCTGCATATGCAAGCCTATACTAAGAAAGTAATAAATGGTAGAGTAACAGGAACATACGTGCTATAATTGATGTTATGGACTTTTGAATAACGGTGGATGTTTTCAGACCACGGCGCAGCTTCCCGAAAGGGGGTGACGTCGATGGTCAAACTTGTGGCGTTGCTTGATGTGATCCGATGGATTGCTGCGATCCTCAGTATTGTACTGAGTGGGCGAAAGCTTTACCGTTGGTTACGCACAAAGTTTCGTAGCAAGCGAAAACCCACCTCATAAGGTTGACAGCCTGACGGTGGGTTTCGCTTGAATAACAGTATTTAATTCATGCACGCCGTGGCAGTCCACAGCCTTTCGGGTCCTAAGAGTCTTTGCCGCTCCAACGGTAAAGGCTCTTTTTAGTATATGGCCGAACCCGATCACCATATACTTCACGAATGTAATATATCAATTAATATACTACTGCAAGCTTATATGGTCAGTATAGCACAGCTCTGTACAAAAGTTAAATTAACTTCGTTATATCATTTGGCAGAATCGTTTCAGCTCAATCGTCCAGTCCGTTCATTAAGCTGGAATAGTTGGGGGCAGGGAATAACATGAATGATAAAAAACGCCCTCCCCTGCGCATATTCGAACGGCGCAGACAGAGAGCGTGATATCTATCAATATTCTGTGATTACTTTACGAATCCAAGCAGCATTTCACGGATCAGCTTCGCAGCTACAATCTGTGTCTGTTGTGTCGGATCATAGATTGGTGCCACTTCAACCAAGTCACAACCAACTACATTCACATCAGATCCCGCGATCATGTGGATGGCTTCCAGCAATTCCTTGGACGTAATGCCGCCCGCTTCTGCTGTACCTGTTCCTGGTGCGGCTGACGGATCAAGCACATCAATGTCGATGGTCACATACACCGGGCGATTGCCCATCTTCGGAAGAGCTTCCTTCATCGGAGCTGCCACTTCAAATGGGTAGAAGTTGATGTTCTCGCGACCATACTGGAACTCCTCACGGGAACCAGAACGGATACCGAACTGATAGATGTTTTGGCCACCCATCAACTCAGCTGCTTTACGCACTGGCGTGGAGTGAGACAATGGCTCGCCTTCATAATTTTCACGAAGGTCTGCGTGTGCATCAATATGAATCAGGATAAGATCCGGGTATTTCTTGTACATTTGTTGGATGACTGGCCAAGTCACCAGATGCTCGCCACCGAGACCAACTGGGAACTTGTCATCAGCAAGCAGACTGCCGATGTATTCATGAATTACATCAAGGCTGCGTCCCGCGTTACCGAAAGGCAGTAGCAAGTCTCCAGCGTCAAAGTACGTCATGTCTACGATGCTTTTGTCGAGATATGGGCTGTACTCTTCGAGTCCAACCGATGCTTGACGGATATGAGATGGGCCAAAACGTGAACCCGGACGGAAGCTGACAGTATAATCCATGGGCATACCATAGATAACTGCTTTCGAGTTCTCATAATCCTCAGAGCTGCAAATAAATACGTTTCCTGAATAAGCTTGATCCAGTTTCATTAATGATTTCCCCTTTATTTCGTTAAATCTTCCACGAATTTAGGAAGTACAAATGCTGCTTTGTGCAGACGCGGAGAGTAATACTTGGTATCCATCTCCGGGATTTGGGTCTCATCCACTTCGAGCGGGTCATGTTTCTTGCTACCCATGGTGAATGTCCACAAACCACTTGGATAGGTTGGAATATTACAGCCGTACACATGTACGATCGGGAAGATTTCTTTGACGTCTTTGTTCACCTTCTGGATCAGATCCGCCTTGAACCACGGGTTGTCCG
Protein-coding sequences here:
- the argS gene encoding arginine--tRNA ligase → MTRNPLDTINERVSTAIGNAIVAAGIVTQEELPAITLEVPREKTHGDLATNAAMQLTKIAKRNPRQIAEEIIANLNLAEAGIEKAEIAGPGFINFKLDKSYLYPILALVQEQGKDYGRISIGEGRKVEMEFVSANPTGSLHLGHARGAAVGDALCNILDYAGYEVTREYYINDAGNQVFNLARSIEARYLQELGQDAEMPEDGYHGEDIKGFAKQLVAEKGDELLSMHPGDRAAYFRDFGLEKELDKIKRDLNRFRVNFDIWFSETSLYDNGEVLRVLDELRDRNEIYEQDGATWLKTMQYGDDKERVLIKNDGTYTYLTPDIAYHRDKYARGYDTMINIWGADHHGYIPRMKAAMQALGNDPEKLVVLIAQMVSLFQNGEKVKMSKRTGKAVTMEDLMDEVGIDAIRYFFTMRSMDSHLDFDMDLAISTSNENPVFYVQYAHARVCSVYRQAEEQGIELLPLAQIDLSKLTTEHEYDLLRKMGELPEEIAAAATGYAPHRIIRYVYELASLFHSYYRAERVITEDAQQTQARLALIGAVRTVIATALRLVGVTAPDKM
- a CDS encoding DUF1934 domain-containing protein, whose protein sequence is MSNMRPVHIRLHSRYEGEDVLQEMQGEAVLKGSVLYVRYEEPQVGPEGGTTRTTLKLGGESIKIIRHGEVESEQTFELNRKLPGFYRSPYMSFALSTHTQKLELSIQGLSARAAWSYDFYRFDEESGHFAISLHIQEEPIS
- a CDS encoding DUF6171 family protein, encoding MMKRQEPCKGCNDQYDVKISDAKMARLVEIASRSRPTVQDEEYERRLSICSACPDLQYGTTCRHCGCLVQVRAKLSESTCPFPYESQWA
- a CDS encoding alpha-N-arabinofuranosidase — its product is MVDVILKADSDQGLINRNIYGHFSEHLGRCIYEGLWVGEDSPIPNTDGIRNDVLTALQKLNIPVLRWPGGCFADEYHWKDGVGPKSERARMINTHWGGVEENNHFGTHEFMRLCELLGTEPYISGNLGSGTVQEMQEWVEYITFDGESPMANWRKKNGREEPWKLKYFGVGNENWGCGGNMRPEYYADEYRRYATYVRNYSGNEIYKIACGPNDSNYEWMEVLMREAARFMDGISLHYYTIPTGVWEDKGNATGFGEAEWFTTLKKTLFMDELLVKHSEIMDKYDPEGRVGIIVDEWGTWYNVEPGTNPGFLYQQNTMRDAVLAAVNLNIFNQHNKRVQMANLAQIVNVLQSLVLTEGDKMLLTPTYHVFDMYQVHMDAQRLDLNYESPGYTFGEDTIPQLSLSASRNKDGVIHVTACNLSHTDELEVVCQLDAAQVIKVSGQILHHTDFGAFNTFEQPNHVQPVAWEGLTLENNTLRFVLPPASVGVIAVEG
- the speB gene encoding agmatinase, whose amino-acid sequence is MKLDQAYSGNVFICSSEDYENSKAVIYGMPMDYTVSFRPGSRFGPSHIRQASVGLEEYSPYLDKSIVDMTYFDAGDLLLPFGNAGRSLDVIHEYIGSLLADDKFPVGLGGEHLVTWPVIQQMYKKYPDLILIHIDAHADLRENYEGEPLSHSTPVRKAAELMGGQNIYQFGIRSGSREEFQYGRENINFYPFEVAAPMKEALPKMGNRPVYVTIDIDVLDPSAAPGTGTAEAGGITSKELLEAIHMIAGSDVNVVGCDLVEVAPIYDPTQQTQIVAAKLIREMLLGFVK